One window of the Paraburkholderia sp. PGU19 genome contains the following:
- a CDS encoding glycosyltransferase WbuB, protein MKILIYGLNFAPELSGAGKYTAEMAQMLAECGHEVRVVCAPPYYPDWKVANGYSMWRYRRDVIRGVHIWRAPLWVPPKPSGLKRMLHLASFALSSLPLLARQIIWRPGAVMLIAPTMACAPGALALARVTGAKAWLHVQDYEVDAAFDLGLLKSARAARIAYGIERLVLKRFDVVSSITNQMVERAVGKGVDVAKTEFLPNWVDTRDIFPLGRVSEYRETLGIPASNAVVLYSGNMGAKQGLETLADAARALAARDDITFVFCGNGAARDDLVKRCEGLPNCRFLPLQPASSLNELLNVADIHVLPQRGDAADLVMPSKLTGMLASGGAVIAMARPGTALYEAVANNGMIVAPEDTGELVDAIATLAEDGVRRAAIGAAGRRYAETMLSPLSTLLTLDTRLALLTGAAVPGNKPVAAPMANGPILPARVEESEVE, encoded by the coding sequence ATGAAGATCTTGATCTATGGTCTCAACTTCGCGCCCGAACTTTCGGGCGCGGGCAAGTACACAGCCGAAATGGCGCAGATGCTGGCCGAATGCGGCCATGAAGTGCGCGTCGTGTGCGCGCCTCCCTACTATCCGGACTGGAAGGTCGCGAACGGCTACTCCATGTGGCGCTATCGACGCGACGTCATACGCGGCGTGCACATCTGGCGCGCGCCGTTGTGGGTGCCGCCAAAACCAAGCGGCCTGAAGCGGATGCTGCATCTCGCGTCGTTCGCGCTGTCGTCGCTGCCGCTGCTCGCGAGGCAAATTATATGGCGCCCCGGCGCCGTGATGCTGATCGCGCCCACGATGGCCTGCGCGCCGGGCGCGCTGGCGCTCGCGCGCGTGACGGGCGCGAAGGCGTGGCTGCATGTCCAGGACTACGAAGTCGATGCTGCCTTCGATCTCGGCCTGCTAAAAAGCGCACGCGCCGCGCGCATCGCGTACGGGATCGAGCGGCTCGTCCTGAAGCGCTTCGACGTCGTGTCGTCGATCACGAACCAGATGGTCGAGCGCGCGGTCGGCAAAGGCGTCGACGTGGCCAAAACGGAGTTTCTGCCGAACTGGGTCGACACGCGCGACATCTTCCCGCTTGGCCGCGTGAGCGAATACCGCGAGACGCTCGGCATTCCAGCTAGCAATGCCGTCGTGCTGTACTCGGGCAACATGGGCGCGAAGCAGGGTCTCGAGACGCTGGCGGACGCAGCCCGCGCGCTTGCTGCGCGCGACGACATTACCTTCGTGTTCTGCGGCAACGGCGCGGCGCGTGACGATCTCGTCAAGCGTTGCGAAGGTTTGCCCAACTGCCGGTTCCTGCCGTTGCAGCCGGCCTCGTCGCTGAACGAACTGTTGAATGTCGCCGATATTCACGTGCTACCTCAGCGCGGCGATGCGGCCGATCTCGTGATGCCTTCGAAACTGACGGGCATGCTCGCGAGCGGCGGCGCGGTGATTGCGATGGCGCGCCCCGGCACGGCGCTCTACGAAGCGGTCGCGAACAACGGCATGATCGTGGCGCCCGAGGACACAGGCGAACTCGTCGACGCCATCGCAACGCTCGCCGAAGACGGCGTGCGGCGCGCGGCCATTGGTGCGGCGGGGCGGCGTTACGCGGAGACGATGCTGTCGCCGCTCTCGACGCTCCTCACGCTCGATACGCGCCTCGCCCTGCTGACGGGCGCCGCCGTCCCAGGCAACAAGCCGGTGGCGGCGCCAATGGCGAATGGGCCCATCTTGCCGGCACGGGTCGAGGAGTCGGAAGTGGAGTGA
- a CDS encoding glycosyltransferase family 4 protein, with product MSASVTIFHNVVWSRHKGAVFSALHSISASGAIRYSMVQIADTEHDRIGFSDVDYSFHRYPMHKLFDGCYEDVPRWQLTKRLVWEVLKAKSDLIVLPGYHRPEYWAMLAACVVTGKRRAVFCDSTARDRPKRLLTSIPKRVFFALCDGYFGFGERSRDYLVSLGAKRDKIFIPCQAAALPVTFSPERALAQRMQYRVGNAPVFLFVGRLSEEKGITTLIDAFSGIAKRLPDPQLRIVGTGPLERDLRKRVTELGLDRSITFVGSLQDEPLSREYYGATCLVLPSRSEPWGLVVNEALAHGCPVVVSESCGCVPELVHDGVSGYAFTAGDGAGLQRTLLKATEAFADAQSSAQRCMDVIRRFDPPSAAANIARGCALMLGT from the coding sequence ATGAGTGCGTCAGTCACGATCTTTCATAACGTTGTGTGGTCACGGCACAAGGGTGCCGTGTTCTCCGCGTTGCACAGCATCTCGGCATCGGGCGCGATCCGCTACTCGATGGTGCAGATCGCGGACACGGAACATGATCGGATCGGTTTTTCGGACGTCGACTATTCGTTTCATCGCTATCCGATGCACAAGCTCTTCGACGGCTGCTACGAGGACGTGCCGCGCTGGCAACTGACGAAGCGTCTTGTCTGGGAAGTGCTGAAGGCGAAGTCGGACCTGATCGTGCTGCCCGGTTATCACCGCCCCGAGTACTGGGCGATGCTCGCCGCATGCGTGGTGACGGGCAAGCGGCGTGCCGTGTTCTGCGATTCGACGGCTCGCGATCGGCCGAAGCGTCTGTTGACGTCGATTCCGAAGCGCGTGTTCTTTGCGCTCTGCGACGGCTACTTCGGCTTTGGCGAGCGCAGCCGCGACTATCTGGTGTCGCTCGGCGCGAAGCGCGACAAGATTTTCATTCCGTGTCAGGCGGCCGCGCTGCCCGTCACGTTCTCGCCCGAGCGCGCGCTCGCCCAGCGCATGCAGTACCGCGTGGGCAATGCGCCCGTGTTTCTGTTCGTCGGGCGGCTGTCTGAAGAAAAGGGCATCACGACGCTGATCGACGCGTTTTCGGGAATTGCGAAGCGCCTGCCCGATCCGCAGTTGCGCATCGTCGGCACGGGACCACTCGAACGCGATTTGCGCAAGCGCGTCACCGAACTGGGCCTGGACCGCTCGATCACGTTCGTCGGCAGCCTGCAGGACGAGCCGCTGTCGCGCGAATACTACGGCGCAACCTGCCTCGTGCTGCCGAGCCGCAGCGAACCGTGGGGGCTCGTCGTCAACGAGGCGCTCGCGCATGGCTGCCCGGTGGTCGTCAGCGAGAGCTGCGGCTGCGTACCTGAGCTCGTGCACGATGGCGTGAGTGGCTACGCGTTCACAGCAGGCGACGGCGCGGGGCTGCAGCGCACGCTGCTGAAGGCAACGGAAGCATTTGCCGACGCACAGTCATCGGCGCAACGCTGCATGGATGTGATCCGGCGTTTCGATCCGCCGTCAGCGGCGGCCAATATCGCGCGCGGTTGCGCATTGATGCTGGGTACTTGA
- a CDS encoding GDP-L-fucose synthase, with the protein MDKNARIFVAGHRGMVGSALVRKLEASGYRNLVTRTHAELDLTDQAAVNRFFESEQIDVVLLAAARVGGILANSTQPGEFLYENLVIETNVIHAAYRANVDRLVFFGSSCIYPKLCPQPIRESYLLTSELEPTNDAYAIAKIAGLKLCDAYNREYGTRYVALMPTNLYGPNDNYDLKNSHVLPALIRKAHEARLHGDESLTVWGSGTPRREFLHVDDLAAATLFVLEHDVNTGVFNVGVGEDLSIRELAQTICDVVGFEGQLQFDASKPDGTPRKLLDVSQLAQMGWRASIGLADGIANTYREFAAKYEEKYGDKFLDKQGEKYVAPSFAMAARA; encoded by the coding sequence ATGGACAAGAACGCACGTATCTTCGTCGCAGGGCATCGCGGGATGGTCGGCTCGGCCCTCGTGCGCAAGCTCGAGGCGAGCGGTTATCGCAACCTCGTCACGCGCACGCATGCCGAACTCGACCTGACCGACCAGGCGGCCGTGAACCGCTTCTTCGAAAGCGAGCAGATCGACGTCGTGCTGCTCGCAGCGGCGCGCGTCGGCGGCATTCTGGCGAACTCGACGCAGCCGGGCGAGTTTCTCTACGAGAACCTCGTGATCGAAACCAACGTGATTCACGCGGCGTATCGCGCGAACGTCGACCGGCTGGTGTTTTTCGGTTCGTCGTGCATCTATCCGAAGTTGTGTCCGCAGCCGATCCGCGAGTCGTATCTGCTGACTTCGGAACTGGAGCCGACCAACGACGCGTACGCGATCGCGAAGATCGCCGGTCTCAAGCTGTGCGACGCGTACAACCGTGAGTACGGCACGCGCTATGTCGCGCTGATGCCGACCAACCTCTACGGTCCGAACGACAACTACGACCTGAAGAACAGCCACGTGCTGCCCGCGCTGATCCGCAAGGCGCACGAGGCGCGCCTGCACGGCGATGAATCGCTGACCGTGTGGGGCAGCGGCACGCCGCGCCGCGAGTTCCTGCATGTCGACGATCTGGCCGCCGCGACGCTCTTCGTGCTCGAGCACGACGTGAACACGGGCGTGTTCAACGTCGGCGTCGGCGAGGACCTGAGCATTCGCGAACTCGCGCAGACGATCTGCGATGTCGTGGGTTTCGAAGGCCAGTTGCAGTTCGATGCGAGCAAGCCCGACGGCACGCCGCGCAAGCTGCTCGACGTGTCGCAGCTGGCGCAGATGGGCTGGCGCGCGAGCATCGGCCTCGCGGACGGGATCGCGAATACGTATCGCGAATTCGCCGCGAAGTATGAGGAGAAGTACGGAGACAAGTTCTTGGACAAGCAAGGGGAAAAATACGTTGCGCCTTCGTTCGCGATGGCCGCGCGTGCCTGA
- the gmd gene encoding GDP-mannose 4,6-dehydratase has translation MTRKVALITGITGQDGSYLAELLIDKGYEVHGIKRRSSLFNTDRIDHLYRDVHDPDQRLQLHHGDLTDSTSLTRIIQRVKPDEVYNLAAQSHVAVSFEEPEYTANADGLGTLRLLEAIRICGFEKKTRFYQASTSELYGLVQEVPQRETTPFYPRSPYAVAKLFAYWTTVNYREAYGIYACNGILFNHESPVRGETFVTRKITRAIARIAVGLQEELYLGNLSALRDWGHARDYVEMQWMMLQQEAPEDFVIATGVQYSVREFVQRAAAELGVTVRFEGEGVHEVGIVEHVERRNRSEMRVQPGDVIVRVDPRYFRPTEVETLLGDPSKAHQKLGWQPTTSFETLVKEMVVSDYQIARRDALVTLAGFKALEHHE, from the coding sequence ATGACTCGAAAGGTTGCCTTGATTACCGGCATTACTGGCCAGGACGGCTCATACCTGGCCGAGCTGTTGATCGACAAGGGCTACGAGGTGCATGGCATCAAGCGTCGCTCGTCGTTGTTCAACACCGACCGGATCGACCACCTTTACCGCGATGTACACGACCCCGACCAGCGCCTGCAACTGCATCACGGCGACCTGACGGATTCGACGAGCCTCACGCGCATCATCCAGCGCGTCAAGCCGGACGAAGTCTATAACCTCGCGGCGCAGAGCCATGTGGCTGTGTCGTTCGAAGAACCGGAATACACGGCCAATGCCGACGGCCTCGGCACGCTGCGTCTGCTCGAAGCGATCCGCATCTGCGGCTTCGAGAAGAAGACGCGCTTCTATCAGGCATCGACGTCGGAACTCTACGGCCTCGTGCAGGAAGTACCGCAGCGCGAGACCACGCCGTTCTATCCGCGTAGCCCGTATGCCGTCGCGAAGCTGTTCGCGTACTGGACCACGGTCAACTATCGCGAAGCGTATGGCATCTATGCGTGCAACGGCATCCTGTTCAATCACGAGTCGCCCGTGCGCGGCGAAACCTTCGTCACGCGCAAGATCACGCGGGCCATCGCGCGCATCGCGGTCGGCCTGCAGGAAGAACTCTATCTCGGCAATCTGTCGGCGCTGCGCGACTGGGGCCATGCGCGCGACTACGTCGAGATGCAATGGATGATGCTGCAGCAGGAAGCACCCGAAGACTTCGTGATCGCGACGGGCGTCCAGTACAGCGTGCGGGAGTTCGTGCAGCGCGCGGCGGCGGAGCTCGGCGTCACGGTGCGCTTCGAAGGCGAGGGCGTACATGAAGTGGGCATCGTCGAACATGTCGAGCGCCGTAATCGCAGCGAAATGCGCGTGCAGCCGGGCGACGTGATCGTGCGCGTCGATCCGCGCTACTTCCGTCCTACGGAAGTCGAGACGCTGCTCGGCGATCCGTCCAAGGCGCATCAAAAGCTGGGCTGGCAGCCGACCACCTCGTTCGAGACGCTGGTGAAGGAAATGGTGGTGTCGGATTACCAGATCGCGCGGCGCGATGCGCTCGTCACGCTGGCCGGCTTCAAGGCGCTGGAACATCACGAGTGA
- a CDS encoding polysaccharide biosynthesis tyrosine autokinase, producing MAINFDNRYTDVSSDEMHLTDYLQAIVANWRPILMITLAITALGTAYAFIATPVYRADVLFHVVDKAENNNKQDGLQPLTGMFDTKPSTAAEIELMKSRLVTEETVKSLHLDIAARPHTLPFVGGLLAPLMNGKWGITLPPALQLPSYAWGNESIKVSRFDTAKDMYDKDFTLIAGQNGDFVLNNPDGVAILEGRVGENVVRETPAGPITLRVDEMTGAPGTRYDLTRGSTLTTVERLQKAMDIGESTLQSGVIRASLEGHDSKLTADIMNSMAREFIRQDVESRSTEAEHMLAFLDQQLPQLRKELDAAEQRYNTFRNQHGTVDLSEESRLLLQQIVDNKTKLVDLQTQRAEMSQRFTANHPAVAALDAQIAGLQGNLSKMGKSVQTLPDTEQTALRLLRDVHVDTELYTNLLNSAQQLRIAKAGQVGDVRIVDFAEAADDPVRPKRVLVILISFGAGLFIGIVFAFVRKTLYGGVERPDELEAALGVPVFAVVPRSEQQMRLQQDVMMRRRGLHVLAEQAPQDIAVEGVRNLRTSLQLSVDDKQNNVVMLTGSRPDAGKSFLSVNLSALVASTAKRTLVIDGDMRRGDVHSHFGLQHQPGLSDVLRGGDLQSSIQRDVLPGLDVLTKGSLPSHPSELLMSKRFETMLEELKKQYDFIIIDTPPVLAVTDSTVIGKHVGTTLLVIRHGRHPVGELAETAKRLRNGGVDLQGVLLTDVPQAGAFIGSGYRGGYYGYESIAG from the coding sequence ATGGCTATCAACTTTGACAATCGTTATACGGATGTCAGTTCGGACGAGATGCACCTGACCGATTACCTGCAGGCTATCGTTGCGAACTGGCGCCCCATTCTGATGATCACGCTGGCCATCACGGCGCTGGGCACCGCGTATGCATTCATCGCGACGCCTGTCTATCGTGCGGACGTGCTGTTCCATGTGGTCGACAAGGCCGAAAACAACAACAAGCAGGACGGTCTGCAACCGCTGACGGGCATGTTCGACACGAAGCCGTCGACGGCAGCCGAGATCGAGTTGATGAAGTCGCGGCTCGTGACCGAGGAGACCGTCAAGTCGCTGCACCTCGACATCGCTGCGCGGCCGCACACGTTGCCTTTCGTCGGCGGGCTGCTCGCGCCGCTGATGAACGGCAAGTGGGGCATCACGCTGCCGCCGGCGCTGCAGTTGCCGAGCTACGCGTGGGGCAACGAGAGCATCAAGGTGTCGCGCTTCGACACGGCGAAGGACATGTACGACAAGGACTTCACGTTGATCGCCGGCCAGAACGGCGACTTTGTGCTGAACAATCCCGATGGCGTCGCGATTCTCGAAGGGCGCGTCGGCGAGAACGTCGTGCGCGAAACGCCGGCTGGCCCGATCACGCTGCGCGTCGATGAAATGACGGGTGCGCCGGGCACGCGTTACGACCTGACGCGCGGGTCCACGCTGACCACCGTCGAGCGGCTGCAGAAGGCGATGGATATCGGCGAATCGACGCTGCAGTCGGGCGTGATCCGCGCGAGCCTCGAAGGCCACGATTCGAAGCTCACGGCCGACATCATGAACAGCATGGCGCGCGAGTTCATCCGCCAGGACGTCGAAAGCCGTTCGACGGAAGCCGAGCACATGCTGGCGTTCCTCGACCAGCAGTTGCCGCAGCTGCGCAAGGAACTCGATGCCGCCGAGCAGCGCTACAACACGTTCCGCAACCAGCACGGCACCGTCGATCTGAGCGAAGAAAGCCGGCTGCTGCTGCAGCAGATCGTCGATAACAAGACCAAGCTCGTCGACCTGCAGACGCAGCGCGCGGAGATGTCGCAACGCTTCACCGCGAATCACCCGGCCGTCGCCGCGCTCGACGCGCAGATCGCCGGGCTGCAAGGCAATCTGTCGAAGATGGGCAAGAGCGTGCAGACGCTGCCCGATACCGAGCAGACGGCCCTGCGCCTGTTGCGCGACGTGCATGTCGATACCGAGCTCTACACGAACCTGCTCAACAGCGCGCAGCAACTGCGCATCGCGAAAGCGGGCCAGGTGGGCGACGTGCGCATCGTCGACTTTGCCGAGGCGGCCGACGACCCCGTGCGTCCGAAGCGCGTGCTGGTGATCCTGATCAGCTTCGGTGCGGGTCTGTTCATCGGCATCGTGTTCGCATTCGTGCGCAAGACGCTGTATGGCGGGGTCGAACGTCCGGATGAGCTCGAAGCCGCGCTGGGCGTGCCCGTGTTCGCGGTGGTGCCGCGCAGCGAGCAGCAGATGCGCCTGCAGCAGGACGTGATGATGCGTCGGCGCGGCCTGCATGTGCTCGCAGAACAGGCACCCCAGGATATCGCCGTGGAAGGGGTGCGCAATCTGCGGACGTCGCTGCAGCTCTCCGTCGACGACAAGCAGAACAACGTCGTGATGCTGACGGGCTCGCGCCCGGATGCGGGCAAGTCGTTCCTGTCGGTGAACCTGTCGGCTCTGGTCGCTTCGACGGCCAAGCGCACGCTGGTGATCGACGGCGACATGCGGCGCGGCGACGTGCACTCGCACTTCGGCCTGCAGCATCAGCCGGGTCTCTCGGACGTGCTGCGCGGCGGCGACCTGCAATCGTCGATCCAGCGCGACGTGTTGCCGGGCCTCGACGTGCTGACCAAGGGCTCGCTGCCCTCGCATCCTTCGGAGCTGCTGATGAGCAAGCGCTTCGAAACGATGCTCGAAGAGCTGAAGAAGCAGTACGACTTCATCATCATCGATACGCCGCCTGTGCTCGCCGTCACTGATTCGACCGTGATCGGCAAGCACGTGGGAACGACGTTGCTCGTGATTCGTCACGGTCGCCATCCGGTGGGCGAGCTCGCGGAAACCGCGAAGCGCCTGCGCAATGGCGGCGTGGATTTGCAGGGGGTGTTGTTGACCGACGTGCCGCAGGCGGGCGCTTTCATCGGCTCGGGTTATCGCGGTGGCTATTACGGTTACGAGAGTATCGCAGGCTAA
- a CDS encoding polysaccharide biosynthesis/export family protein, which produces MNRIRTGVYAPLVLSITLLLSACGLAPGQRMITPAALPDTGGEYSTEAEQQVQIPITDINLSLVRKMKGQTTDLSQQTVGLFSTKPPVYKIGPGDVLQITVWDHPELAAALGQPQASSSKNDPGLGFLVDADGNIQFPYAGTLHVGGKDASTVQKELYKKLSVVYSKPEVTVRVSSFRSSQVYVDGEVHAPGPAQINDIPMSLTEAINRTGGFTPNADQGRLELVRNGVTYDLNMPDLIKRGRAPTSIYLQPGDMLRVPAREENGIYLMGEVNKPATILPMRDGKLSLSEALSQAGSFNPNTADAKQTFVIRNSTSDKPEIYHLDTTSPVSMLLANQFELQPKDVVYVDNNSLVRFNRVLTLLLPAINAGVTAALLAK; this is translated from the coding sequence ATGAACCGCATTCGAACAGGCGTGTATGCGCCGTTAGTGCTGTCGATCACGTTGCTGCTTTCCGCCTGCGGTCTCGCACCCGGACAACGGATGATCACGCCTGCCGCGCTGCCGGATACGGGCGGCGAGTACAGTACCGAGGCCGAGCAGCAGGTCCAGATTCCCATCACCGACATCAATCTGTCGCTGGTGCGGAAGATGAAAGGCCAGACGACCGATCTCAGCCAACAGACGGTTGGTCTCTTTAGCACCAAGCCGCCCGTCTACAAGATCGGTCCCGGCGACGTGTTGCAGATCACCGTCTGGGATCACCCCGAGCTGGCCGCCGCGCTCGGACAGCCGCAGGCATCGAGCAGCAAGAACGATCCTGGGCTCGGCTTTCTCGTCGATGCCGACGGCAACATCCAGTTCCCGTATGCGGGCACGCTGCACGTGGGCGGCAAGGACGCGTCGACGGTGCAGAAAGAGCTGTATAAAAAGTTGAGCGTGGTCTATTCGAAGCCTGAAGTGACCGTGCGCGTTTCGTCGTTCCGCTCGTCGCAAGTGTATGTGGACGGCGAAGTGCACGCGCCCGGGCCCGCGCAGATCAACGACATTCCGATGTCGCTGACGGAAGCGATCAACCGCACGGGCGGCTTTACGCCGAATGCGGACCAGGGTCGCCTCGAACTCGTGCGCAACGGCGTGACCTACGACCTGAACATGCCCGACCTGATCAAGCGCGGCCGCGCGCCAACCTCGATCTATCTGCAACCGGGCGACATGCTGCGCGTGCCGGCACGCGAAGAGAACGGCATCTATCTGATGGGCGAAGTGAACAAGCCCGCCACGATTCTGCCGATGCGCGACGGCAAGCTGTCGCTGTCGGAGGCGCTGTCGCAGGCGGGCAGCTTCAACCCGAACACGGCCGACGCAAAGCAGACCTTCGTCATCCGCAATTCGACGAGCGACAAGCCGGAGATCTATCACCTCGACACGACCTCGCCCGTTTCGATGCTGCTTGCGAACCAGTTCGAATTGCAGCCGAAGGATGTCGTCTATGTCGACAACAACAGCCTCGTGCGCTTCAACCGGGTGTTGACGCTGCTGCTGCCGGCAATCAACGCCGGTGTGACGGCTGCGTTGCTCGCGAAGTGA
- a CDS encoding undecaprenyl-phosphate glucose phosphotransferase, producing the protein MRDLQDFFARVADVALILLGAIVASQIRFDEFSQRGFYDAFVLFSAAFALAMFPAFGVYVSWRGRSKLALAGQVALAWLVVQGCALALMYSLHRIDIVSRLWFAYWTAMAGGLLISWRLIAHAVLARARRLGWNLHQVAIVGSGGHCDQILRRVESQPATGFRATAVLNTHPEESPLTNPRVTCFDSQAAFADYVRANDVHELWLALSLTDERTIFRLVTEFRNDLVNIRFMPDVRSLALFDTSSVVELLGVPAINLVASPLSSRALFKKDLFDRVFAAAAIIGLAPLLIAIAIAVKVSSPGPVFFRQKRKGADGRVFKIYKFRSMRVHTEEAGKVSQATKGDPRITRVGAFLRRTSLDELPQFFNVLRGDMSVVGPRPHALEHDDLYQKVVAGYIHRYRIKPGITGWAQINGFRGETDRIEKMERRVAHDLYYLGHWTFWLDMRIIGATIVKGFIHTNAY; encoded by the coding sequence ATGCGGGACTTACAGGACTTTTTCGCGCGGGTTGCGGACGTGGCGCTGATACTTTTAGGCGCCATCGTTGCATCGCAGATCCGCTTCGACGAATTTTCACAGCGCGGCTTCTACGACGCGTTCGTTCTCTTTTCCGCTGCCTTTGCGCTGGCGATGTTCCCGGCGTTCGGCGTCTATGTATCGTGGCGCGGCCGCTCGAAGCTCGCGCTCGCCGGGCAGGTCGCGCTCGCGTGGCTCGTCGTGCAGGGTTGCGCGCTCGCGTTGATGTATTCGCTGCATCGGATCGACATCGTGTCGCGCCTGTGGTTTGCGTACTGGACGGCGATGGCGGGCGGCCTGCTGATCTCCTGGCGGCTGATTGCGCATGCCGTGCTGGCCCGCGCGCGGCGTCTTGGCTGGAATCTGCATCAGGTGGCGATCGTCGGCAGCGGCGGCCATTGCGACCAGATCCTGCGCCGCGTCGAATCGCAGCCTGCCACGGGCTTTCGCGCTACGGCCGTATTGAACACACACCCCGAAGAATCGCCGCTGACCAACCCGCGCGTGACCTGCTTCGATTCGCAGGCGGCGTTTGCCGACTACGTGCGCGCCAACGACGTGCATGAACTATGGCTCGCGCTGTCGCTCACCGACGAACGCACGATCTTTCGCCTCGTCACCGAGTTTCGCAACGACCTCGTGAACATCCGCTTCATGCCGGACGTGCGCAGTCTCGCGCTGTTCGACACCAGTAGCGTGGTCGAACTGCTCGGCGTGCCCGCGATTAACCTCGTCGCGTCGCCGCTGTCGTCGCGCGCACTGTTCAAGAAGGACCTATTCGACCGCGTGTTCGCGGCGGCCGCCATCATCGGACTCGCACCGCTGCTGATCGCGATTGCGATTGCCGTTAAGGTATCGTCACCCGGTCCCGTGTTCTTCCGCCAGAAGCGCAAGGGCGCCGATGGCCGCGTCTTCAAGATCTACAAGTTCCGCTCGATGCGCGTGCACACCGAGGAAGCCGGCAAGGTCAGCCAGGCGACCAAGGGCGATCCGCGCATCACCAGGGTCGGCGCGTTCCTGCGCCGCACGAGTCTCGACGAGCTGCCGCAGTTCTTCAACGTGCTGCGCGGCGACATGTCCGTGGTCGGGCCACGCCCGCACGCACTCGAACACGACGATCTGTATCAGAAGGTCGTGGCCGGCTATATCCATCGTTACCGGATCAAGCCGGGTATCACAGGCTGGGCGCAAATCAACGGCTTCCGCGGCGAAACCGATCGCATCGAAAAGATGGAGCGGCGGGTCGCGCATGACCTGTATTACCTGGGGCATTGGACGTTCTGGCTCGATATGCGGATTATCGGCGCCACGATCGTCAAAGGCTTCATTCATACCAACGCGTATTGA